CTAGGGCAAAAagaaatgttttcctttttgcaataaaaattataaatttttcttgcatggCATCTTTCCTTACGTGTAGACGTCGCGAGTGAAGCCGTCTACGAGATGATCGCTGAGCCgctccaggagccgcaagcaggggaaccgcacgccgaagcagccgtcgagccagatccagaagtcgctaaccccgctgactggcaaggcaagccccggtgcataacccttaatttcagtattcaataattgttatataattattgtgcatttaagtttctaggagttgattggaaccttagatgcatgatccctaggtttcctcagtcactctactagtatacaggtcgttcgtactgcaatgcttaattaggattcggtagaagacgagtgattcctgtcactcgcgagatataggtttggttacttatgaaaaagttgctggagaatgaatctttgagaaaaagaaaggaaaaatggagaccgggcggagatgcattggttatggatatggaagttatggaaagtaagcctccgcctgtgtcgattgaggaccgtaccgttgttggcactactgatcgaggattgaacagtactaaccgcatgccgcgagtaggaggtagtcgaaaccggtaagctcagtaccatatgtgccccggtaggcggacttgatactgtcttcaccagtggagctagtattcaaactcatggctgacccttcgttggtatcggtggggctagcagtcccgggtcgcagggcagttcgcctattcggtgtgcatatatgaagggttggtgtgtatagcccgacggggcatatacgtgccgtgttggttaggtccaccttgcaaggttaaatcgaatcgattcgccgtgactcgcggatatgagaaccttgatctctctgtcacatcgtagtaaagaagtggaatgagtctGAACTGAGAATGTTGGCTGTGGtgctctgaaaagataatgtgatcaaccatgtatgctctagagtactaggcaaacctaagttataagggtcaactcaattggcactaaaatattgaaagtaaggattcagtgctagctgcttttcagcaaaataaccccagagccaaaaagcctttcatgtctagttaatgggctaagtatacccatggacgggtaagtcttgctgagtattagaatactcaggcttgttgttgccatatCTTTTAGCAGGTTACGTTccggaggactccgaggagttctgcgcctcgtggatcgggcaaccacttcctccgggttggtcggtcgagtgggtcccatCTTCGCCGTGAAGtgcgggcaggtgagcctcacatcagtgggcaagatgtgaagttcaTCTTCTGACGTCGACGTTATCTATCGTAttgttttgaagcttgttttaactctaaattactttccgctgcgtttgaactctgaggtttgaCTTGTAAAGCTAGCTTGCAAACACTTTTTGTAGTTTAAGTTGGTGCTTCTATTTAACTCGGGTTGTAAATGTCTTTAAAAGCTTTTGTtgccggtaatcatctgtgctcgtcttttggcgagagttcctgtgtaatcgatcctggttacagcaggcggtctgagtgtactagttgagtgcagtaattctgatttgagtttaagtgttaattattgcacttgattggtattatttggactgtctTGTGACAGTGCTGGTGGGCATCAACTACGCCGGCAGGGGCGACGAAGAGCTCAAGGGCTGCCTCAACGACGTGGCCCGCATGCGCCGCTGCCTCGTCGACCGCTTCGGCTTCGACGAGGCCGGCATCCGCGTGCTCGCCGACGCCGAcccgtccacgccgccgcccacggggGCCAACATCCGGCGGGAGCTCGAGCGGCTGGTGGCGGGAGCGCGCGCCGGGGACACGCTCTTCTTCCACTACAGCGGCCACGGCCTGCAGCTGCCCGCCGAGACCGGGGAGGACGACGACACCGGGTACGACGAGTGCATCGTGCCCTGCGACGGCAACCTCATCAAAGGTATGGGTCTCCTCCCTTTGCTGGCGTGCCTTTCCATTCGTTGTTTTAGCTCTTTAATAACCTTGCCACAGCCTGCTTCTTCCATTTGCGTCTCTGATGATAACTGGTCTCGTACACCATTTTGAGTTGACACTTTTCAAGATGACACCAATTTTCTTGTATGCACTCCAATGCAGATCACGATTTCAAGGAACTCGTGGCGAAGGTCCCTGATGGCTGCCTCCTCACCATAGTCTCGGACTCGTGCCACAGTGGAGGCCTGATCGACATGTTGGAAATTTTGTGATCTCAGGATAATAACCTAGATCTGCATGGCAAATAATTTCCACAAATTAGAGATAACATACTAAATAAGTCATGTACCGTGATTGACAGGTACACCTAACGTTTTCATCTATAAGTCGGCCCCGGTCCCACAGTGCTGTATATAAATATGAGGTAGAGGGGAACCCTCTCTAACCCTAATCAGCTAATCTCGCGATTAGCAAAACACCAATCAATTAGGGCACTGAAGGGACTGGAAGCGCGACTTCCTCATCTACTTCGTGGCAGGCACCGGCGGGAGTTGCTGGTCATCATCGACATCAAGATCTTCATCAACAAGAAATCCAAATCTCTCTAATTGGTGAAGATTAAACTCTACTTCATCTACATCACCCCTACTACTACAACTACAGAGGCGTTCATGGATTCAAGGGTTCTGGTCAGtattaatctaattaattccgcattaagtaattagtgatcatgattagacTAAGCTAAGATCCTGTTCATGGATAATTAAAactaacaattggtatcaaagccttTCTTAGATCTGTCATGATCCTAATCCAGAGCCATCAAGTTCTTAGCCTCTGATTAATGTCAATTTAGATCTGTTCGGTGCTTAATCATgggtaattaattctgatatgGATCTAATCATTTAAGTGCTATATGCAAATCAGTGCAATGCaattagtagattggatctactattCTGTTTGCGTGAAATAAACACATATTTGATCTGTTATGTGCAATTAGTGATGTCCAGCATGATGTGTATGCTGATTAATGTTCTACCTTGTGCATATATGTGCGACTAAGCTTCCGCATCCGCACTATTATAATGTGCAAAGTAATCGACTTGATTAAACTAAGATTAAGTCCCTGTACGTAAGGTTTTATGGGCGAATTAAATTAAGGTCAATGTTTATGAAGTCATTAGCCTTATCCTATTCGGATTAGATTCTGAGTAATGCAAATCTTAATCTGATTAGGCTAAGTACCTCGGATTAGATCTAAACAATTATGTTTATGTTAATTCATGTTTAGGCCGATGCACTTTCATGTTAATTGATGattaagttaagtaattaaGGTTAGGTTTTAAGATTGCTTACTGTTTTCCCCAAATTAGCCCACTAGTTAATGTTTATTCTGCAAATTAAAGCCCAAATCCAAGAGATAAGATGCATCAGTCAGCAATTAGAAGAAGGGGAATGACAAACTTTCAGATCGAATCAAGAAATCCCCAAATCTcatgaaccctaaccctaatggatgagttcttaCCTAAAACTCACCAGTCGTGCGCATCAGGAGTGCACTGGTCTGACCAGTTTGCACCGCGAGGAGCCCTCGACAGTCGTGCGTGCGATGAGTACGCACGCACCCACCGGCGAGGGGCCCTGCACGGAGCACGGCCAAGACCGGCGGCCGAGGCCCGCTGCCTTGCCCGAGCCGCGCACACGCCATGAGGAGGCGGCACTGGCGCCGCAGGCCCTCGCAGCACCCGCTGCATGGGGCCGGCGCACCCAGGCGGTGGCGCTCGTGGCGCGGGCCCGCGTATGAGGACGCACGTCCCGCGCGGCTCGGAGGCACGCAGgcgcgacgcagacccacgccATCAGCGGGCGGGGCGCTCAGCAgccagcggcggccggctcccTGGCGGGCCCGCATCAGCGCTGCGGCGCGCGGCTCGCGCGGAGCCTGACGAGCTCGCTCAGGTGCTACTCGCGCGCATCAGGGAGCGCGTGCAGCGGCGCCCGCACATGCGGAGCGctaacggcggcggcgcgtcagGGCCAGTGAGGAGCGGCGGCTGGGCATGAGCTGCCCGTGGAGAGGAAAAGAGAAGTGAGGCTGGATTGTAGGGTTTTCAGACCGCCTCCACGTTTATATACGGCACCAGATTAGTTCTTGGCCGCCGGATCTTGATGAACGGTCCAAATCGTTCCCCGTTAGGGTTTCCGCGGGTTGGGCCGAATTGGGCCAATGCGCGCAAATGGGCCGCGCGCAAGGGGAGCATTTCACGGGCTGAATTGAGTTTTTGTTCTGTTTAATTAGTTTTGAGCCCAATTTATGTTTTAAAGCCTTTGTATTTACTATTTTAACGATTTAAGTTTGATTTCCTCACTGTTTAAGATTAAAGGCTTTAATTAATTACTATTGCACTTATAATCATCAGCCTTATGTTTATCTAATGCCCATAagtatttatttcatatttgagATGTCTATTGTTTATAATTTCGCAAATAAGTTTATTGCTTGATTTTATCTATgataaatatttctcaaagtATGAATAGTGATATTTTCCATAGTTTTAATATTATAAGATTAATTTAAAGAGTAACTATGGGAAATTATCACTAATAATGAGAATTATCATTAATAATGAGTTTATTTTGGGCTATTGATGAGTCTTGTTTTTCAGCACAATTAATTCATAATGTTAGATGTGCTTGTTAAATGAGAAAGAATCTAAAGATTAATGAGCCTTATCTTTTGTAAGTGCAATAAAGTTTAAATTTTTAGTGCAATTAAGTTTAATAAGGTTTTATGCACTGATTATATAATGCAAGTTTAAGATTTTATAAGGCTTATATCTACAGTGAAATTTAATCTCTTTATGATTTATGTGTCATTTTCACTATTTAAATTTAAGTTTAAAATTCCAGTGtcgcgggatttctagggtacccacagccgggtggcggaacacaCCCGCCTATCCCCATagagggagtgctcggggagatactaggcgattgggctgatcttgCCCTGAGATAagtacacaagaacacacgatctagagtgattcgggccgccggagcgtaataccctacgtccactgggagaagctttgatctctgttgtgtgtgtgtctatcctttgccgggccttggctctcacccagcTTGAGTTTCTTCTAGCGGgtgcccccttttatagaccaagggggcggatacttaggacgttggggccccgacaagtgggcccaacgtgactgtacagcatactacgcagagtatttagatgggtacagtggttacgaatctttccccgatacgctcccacgccctgctagcgctacagtggtcttctcttgtcccgtcaccaaggtgtccgttgggggagcgtagcttgcggcgtagcctgtggaggctattatgcaggcgtcataatgggtgaagccgagccgtcatgtccatctgttatggcagactggcaggcgcggcgtgggcggcgccagcagctccactatcttggtaatacgcgatcaatagtgtcccctggtcaaagcaTCGCCTCGCCTTCTGCTGCATCAATGCGGGCGTCCATctaccacaatgaatgcagtgatgggtgaggcttagtatggagaccaagcggccttgtatacgtgtctgtgcttgtagacacgtgtcggctccggaccaccccgaagcatggcgtcgacttcttcccttagcgaagggtccggttaccatactggggtccgggaccccatgaggggtccgggacttccgcggggtccggacccctcgggaggtccggagccccggctgtttgggctgcccgcctcttccgggacacgtgtcGTTCCCGGATATTTCCCAGTCGTGAGGTAGGTCCGGAACCGTTGCCGAGAGATCAGGActtcggaccacaggggtccggctgtttggtcgtAGTcatggataactacaaggcccttgcctagatacagcaagaaggggtaccccaaTCCTgcggtaccgacagtggcccccgggcccacctcgggagaggtacgaacccacgggtggggccactatcgtgatgtgttttTACGCAACTTGATTACGTTGGTGTGCTCATAcaaagagcgggtgctccg
The nucleotide sequence above comes from Panicum virgatum strain AP13 chromosome 3K, P.virgatum_v5, whole genome shotgun sequence. Encoded proteins:
- the LOC120700704 gene encoding metacaspase-4-like — its product is MSLKAFVAVLVGINYAGRGDEELKGCLNDVARMRRCLVDRFGFDEAGIRVLADADPSTPPPTGANIRRELERLVAGARAGDTLFFHYSGHGLQLPAETGEDDDTGYDECIVPCDGNLIKDHDFKELVAKVPDGCLLTIVSDSCHSGGLIDMLEIL